The DNA segment CGAATTCCATGTGTAACCGGTCCATCCATCGAGGTGCCAGTCCATGTCGATGACGAGCACGTCGAGCGGCACCCCATTGGCCTTAAATTCGGCAACAAGCTCGCGCAGTTCCGCATCGCGATAGGCCCAGTAACGCGACCACCACGCTCCGAATACAAACCGCGGCGGCAGTGGAATTTTCCCGGCGATCTTCGTGAAATCGCCGAGCGCTTTTTTGTATTCATGCCCATAGCCGAAGTAGTACCAATCCAGCGCGGCTGCATCCGCGCGCTCGGCAAACCATTGCCGGCCGTCGAGCTTGTCGAAGACCGGCCTGTCTGAATCATCGACGATTGCCCAGCCGTCCCGGGAGAGAATTCCCTTTTCAAGCGGCGTCGCGCCATTGACACCATCAAGCGTTCGACAGGTTCCCAGCAGGTTGCCGGTGTCCGGCGTGCCCGGCGTCCAAACGTGCGGTCGCTTGTTGAATTCAAACACCTGAGTGATCGACAGATTGTGCCTGTCGAAGGGTTTGCCGTTGTCGCGATACCGAACAGACACGCTTGAGGTTTTCAGGACGTGCATGCCGGAAGGATCGACGATGTGTTCGAAGGCGGCCGCCGGCGTGCGGTCGATGAATGCCAGCGACGGTCGATCCTCGAAACGACCGTCCGCGGACCACTCCAATCGAATCAGGCACGGTGTTAACGCAGTGAACCGGGCGCGGCCGATGTTGACGATCGCGCCGGCGCCGGGCTGCGAAGCCGACTCCTGTGCGGCAGCGACGCACGGTAGAATCACCATTACAAACGCAGCGAGCAGCCGGGAGCGCATGGAGCGACCTCCGAACAGAAGCGTGTCATGGACGGATGCAGTAGAGACAACCGGCATATTAAACGTTTTACTTCATTTACACGAGCCGAATTGTTCGACACAATCCGTCCGCCGGCGTCAACGTCCGGCAGCGGCGACCAAGAGCACTCATGGCGGCGAACCGAATTGAAAATCTGATTCGTTCCCAACAAGCCGGCCTGGTGTGTGTCGTCTTTATTCTCTATGTCGCGCTCGCGGCCTTCGGTGGTTCGGTCGAGCGGGACGGAGTCCGGGTTAACACGTTTCTCCAACTGGCCAGCCAAGACCTGCTCTACAAAGAGACCGCCTATTGGGCCGTCATGGCGATCGGCGCGACGCTCGTCATCATTTCAGGCGGAATCGATCTATCGATCGGATCCGTTTACTGCCTGTCGGCCGTCACCGCGGGGCTGTTTTTTCAGGCCGTTGGTCCGTCGGGCGAAGCCGCAGGCGCATCGGCGGCCTGGGTTCTGCCTGCCGGAGTGTTGATCTGCCTCGGCACCGGCGCGGTCTGCGGCCTTGCCAATGGAGTCATGATCACGGCACTCGGCGTTCACCCCTTCATCATCACGCTCGGCACCATGGCGATTTACCGCGGCATCGCCTTTGTCATGACGGGCGGCCAGACGCTGCGCAATTTTCCCGAATCGCTCACTCACGGCTTTGTCGGCATGAATATAGGCGGCCTGTACCCCGTGCCCGCGTTCATCATGATCGCGTGCGTCCTTGCGGCGGCGTTTCTCATGAACAACAGCATTGCCGGGCGGCACGTCTATGCCGTCGGCGGGAACGAATTGGCCAGCCTCTATTCCGGCGTCCGAGTCAAGCGCGTCAAGATCGGCGTCTACACGGTGTCGGGACTGACCGGCGGCCTGGCGGCACTGATTCTTCTGGGCGACTATGGTTCGGCAAATTCCAATACCGGCTTTGGATATGAACTCAACGTGATCGCCGCGTCGGTCGTCGGTGGCGCGAGCCTGTCGGGCGGCCGCGGCAGCGCATTCGGCGCATTTCTCGGTGCGCTGGTGATCAAGCTGATCGAAAAGGCCATCGTGATATTTCAGATCAACCAGGAATACAGCAGGATCATCATCGGCATGGTGGTAATCTGCGCGGTGGTGCTGGACCGCTTCAGCGCAAGAATGATGGAACGACGCATGACGCGCGGCAATGCATGAAAGGCCGGCACGTCACCAAGCGGGGAGAACCTTCGATGAATACGAGACAGATGCCAGTCCATTTTTTCGCGTGGCTGATTCCCTTCGCTGTATTATCCTGCGACTCAAAGCCACAGAACACCGCACCGACAAGCGACCCATCCACCGGGCGAAAAAACGCCTACAAGATTGCCCTGATCGCCAAGAGCCAGGGGAACCAGGTTTTCCAGGCCGCCCGTGTCGGCGCGGAAGATGCGGCCGTGGAGATCGGCGAAAAACTGGGCATGAAGATCACAATCGATTGGCGCACGCCCAATGAGGAAGACGCCCAGAAACAGGCCGAATACGTCGAGCAACTGGCACTGCAGGGCGTGGACGGCATCGCCATCAGTTGCAGTGATGCCGCAACCGTGGCATTCGCAATCAATCGGGCCGTCGATCGTGGAACCGTCGTCATGTGCTTCGACTCCGACGCGCCGACCAGCAAAAGGCTCTGCTACTTCGGCATCGACGACGTCGAGTGCGGCCGTACCGTCATGCAGGAGACCGCTAAGTTGCTGGGCGAGGCCGGCGGCAAGGTCGCGGTCCTTGCCGGCAATCAGACAGCGCCGAACCTTCAGGCCCGCGTGCGCGGCGTGCGCGAGGAGGCCGCGAACCATCCGAACATCCGAATCGTCGATGTCTATTACCACGCCGAGACGCCGCAAGATGCAACCGCCAAAGTCGAGGAGGTGCAGACGGTCCAACCGGACATCGCGGCGTGGGCGATGGTCGGTGGATGGCCGCTGTTCACCGATTCGCTTCTGAAATGGCCGCCGGGCAGGGTGAAAATTGTCGCCGTCGATGCGCTGCCGGAGGAACTTGAATATGTCCGCCGCGGCGTCGCCCAGACGCTGATCGCTCAGCAGGTCTACGAATGGGGATATCGGAGCGTGGAGATTCTGATCGACAAGCTGCATTTTAAAAAAGACCCGCCCGCCACGCGTGTCATCGGCCAACTGACGCCGGTCACGCTTGAGAATGTCGACGAGTACGCCCGGAACTGGCGAAAATGGCTGCGCAAATAGACTCCGCGGAATGTGATTCGAGAAGTAACACGCAACGGCCGAGGCGCCCGTGCTCCTTCAGTTCGACAACATCACGAAGCGATTTCCGGGCATCACCGCGCTTGACCGCGTCTCTTTCGCCGTTGAATCCGGCGAGTGCCACGCCATCATGGGCGAAAACGGTGCGGGGAAAAGCACGCTCGGAAAGATCGTCGGCGGTATCCTCGCGGCCGACGGTGGCCGCCTTCTCCTTGACGGCCGACCGGTTCGATTCCGCTCGCCAAGAGAGGCTGCAACGGCAGGCATC comes from the Phycisphaerae bacterium genome and includes:
- a CDS encoding substrate-binding domain-containing protein, with the translated sequence MPVHFFAWLIPFAVLSCDSKPQNTAPTSDPSTGRKNAYKIALIAKSQGNQVFQAARVGAEDAAVEIGEKLGMKITIDWRTPNEEDAQKQAEYVEQLALQGVDGIAISCSDAATVAFAINRAVDRGTVVMCFDSDAPTSKRLCYFGIDDVECGRTVMQETAKLLGEAGGKVAVLAGNQTAPNLQARVRGVREEAANHPNIRIVDVYYHAETPQDATAKVEEVQTVQPDIAAWAMVGGWPLFTDSLLKWPPGRVKIVAVDALPEELEYVRRGVAQTLIAQQVYEWGYRSVEILIDKLHFKKDPPATRVIGQLTPVTLENVDEYARNWRKWLRK
- a CDS encoding ABC transporter permease encodes the protein MAANRIENLIRSQQAGLVCVVFILYVALAAFGGSVERDGVRVNTFLQLASQDLLYKETAYWAVMAIGATLVIISGGIDLSIGSVYCLSAVTAGLFFQAVGPSGEAAGASAAWVLPAGVLICLGTGAVCGLANGVMITALGVHPFIITLGTMAIYRGIAFVMTGGQTLRNFPESLTHGFVGMNIGGLYPVPAFIMIACVLAAAFLMNNSIAGRHVYAVGGNELASLYSGVRVKRVKIGVYTVSGLTGGLAALILLGDYGSANSNTGFGYELNVIAASVVGGASLSGGRGSAFGAFLGALVIKLIEKAIVIFQINQEYSRIIIGMVVICAVVLDRFSARMMERRMTRGNA